One segment of Coffea arabica cultivar ET-39 chromosome 7c, Coffea Arabica ET-39 HiFi, whole genome shotgun sequence DNA contains the following:
- the LOC113699237 gene encoding uncharacterized protein isoform X2 has product MTKVSGDDRIGRAAIGIVPEEFTEENYEEWKRCLEHYLVGHGLWGVVSGGEKDPINDERQEYGEEKKQEHEEWKKKNALALHAIQLSCGTGTYVKLKEAHTSAEVAWKHLVEKLKPYKIFAKGDREDESSRVEEKEGDPEDERSRVEEEGPKDLRYRPLYIAIATGDFDGTKSLLDQDPGAVRAIISSHRGTALQFAILNGHMKIAKELLRRMQPADLNMANDNGCTALTFAAIRGVTKLAKTIVEKNDGLLIKENDGLDGQLPVIVAALYGQKHMVDYLYSVTPRELFRPEEDVALMLLRRYPKLGVTPDHNGDYALQLLAHKPSAFPSGTKLVSWKRWIHSCLMEHSPWGSPADSAKDDQTTKASMIEDHSIEITDDEANLTGNRGLQITSFVRKVLHGLGWSILSCLGLYHDRKLIHKDAIELRKLIFEEIRELSMKDLEKMDIMKILYDAIEQGIIEFVENSFTYKTTIIYKRDGKGRTIFSHAILLRQEKIYSFLNALETRKSILARRGDFFGNNLLHLAAKLSPLSQLDKISGAALQMQKEIQWYKEVESIVQPRMKEQRNAYNKTPSELFTEEHKVLAKEGERWMKNTAGSSMIVGTLIAAVMFTTAFTVPGGNDSKTGLPVMLETQSKAFLIFMASNALSMFTSSTSILMFLGILTARYAERDFLKSLPTKLIFGITCLFVSIVTMMASFGTALYLMLIKQVAWISYPIIVFSVVPIALYSLLQFPLLVEMISRTYGQGIFEKPKKKLYSFATDTTTSI; this is encoded by the exons ATGACGAAAGTTTCAG GAGATGATAGAATTGGTAGAGCAGCAATCGGAATTGTTCCCGAGGAGTTCACTGAGGAGAACTATGAGGAATGGAAAAGATGCTTGGAGCATTATTTGGTTGGTCATGGCCTTTGGGGTGTTGTTTCTGGAGGGGAGAAAGATCCTATAAACGATGAGAGACAAGAAtatggagaagaaaagaaacaagaacatGAGGaatggaagaagaagaatgcaTTGGCCTTGCATGCCATCCAACTTTCGTGTGGAACAGGCACATATGTTAAACTTAAGGAGGCTCACACTTCTGCGGAAGTTGCTTGGAAGCATTTGGTGGAAAAACTAAAGCCCTACAAAATATTTGCAAAAGGTGATCGTGAAGATGAAAGCAGCCGTGTTGAAGAAAAAG AAGGTGATCCTGAAGATGAAAGAAGCCGTGTTGAAGAAGAAG GACCAAAAGACCTTCGCTATAGGCCCTTGTACATAGCAATTGCAACAGGCGATTTTGATGGCACAAAAAGTCTGCTTGATCAAGATCCAGGCGCTGTTAGGGCCATAATTTCATCACATAGAGGAACTGCACTTCAATTTGCCATTCTAAATGGACACATGAAAATTGCAAAGGAGCTGTTGAGAAGAATGCAACCAGCTGACTTGAATATGGCTAATGACAATGGATGCACAGCTCTTACTTTTGCTGCAATCCGTGGTGTAACAAAGTTGGCAAAAACAATCGTGGAAAAAAATGACGGGCTTCTTATCAAGGAGAATGACGGACTTGATGGGCAGCTTCCTGTCATAGTGGCTGCTTTGTATGGTCAAAAGCATATGGTTGATTATCTATACTCGGTGACACCAAGAGAGTTATTTCGCCCAGAGGAGG ATGTTGCTTTAATGCTACTTCGACGATATCCAAAACTTGGTGTCACCCCAGATCATAATGGTGACTATGCTCTCCAGTTACTGGCTCACAAGCCATCCGCATTTCCTAGTGGAACCAAACTTGTTTCCTGGAAAAGATGGATCCATTCAT GTCTAATGGAACATTCTCCATGGGGGAGTCCAGCAGATTCTGCTAAAGATGATCagacaacaaaagcaagcatgATTGAAGACCACAGCATTGAGATTACTGATGATGAAGCGAATTTGACAGGAAATCGGGGCCTacagattactagctttg TGCGGAAGGTTTTGCATGGACTCGGTTGGAGCATATTAAGTTGCCTTGGTTTGTATCATGACAGGAAATTGATTCATAAAGATGCCATTGAACTCCGGAAGCTCATATTTGAGGAAATCCGGGAATTGAGCATGAAAGACCTTGAAAAGATGGAtatcatgaaaattttataCGATGCGATTGAGCAAGGAATCATTGAGTTCGTTGAGAACAGTTTTACATATAAGACCACAATCATATATAAAAGAGACGGAAAGGGCAGAACAATTTTTTCACATGCAATTCTGCTTCGCCAAGAGAAAATTTATAGCTTTTTAAATGCCTTGGAAACAAGAAAGAGCATACTAGCACGTAGGGGTGATTTCTTCGGCAACAATCTGCTACATTTAGCAGCCAAGCTGTCTCCATTGTCTCAACTTGACAAGATTTCTGGAGCAGCTCTTCAAATGCAAAAGGAAATACAATGGTATAAG GAAGTTGAGAGTATTGTGCAACCAAGGATGAAGGAACAACGCAATGCCTATAACAAAACACCTTCTGAACTCTTTACTGAAGAGCATAAGGTGTTGGCTAAGGAGGGAGAAAGATGGATGAAAAATACGGCAGGATCAAGTATGATTGTGGGAACTCTCATCGCTGCAGTCATGTTTACAACAGCTTTCACAGTTCCAGGTGGTAATGATAGTAAAACAGGGCTCCCTGTCATGCTAGAAACTCAATCAAAAGCATTTTTGATTTTTATGGCATCAAATGCACTGTCGATGTTCACTTCTTCGACATCAATTCTAATGTTCTTGGGGATTCTCACTGCACGTTATGCTGAACGAGATTTTCTCAAGTCCTTGCCCACAAAGCTGATATTTGGAATCACATGCTTGTTCGTATCGATAGTCACCATGATGGCATCATTTGGTACTGCTCTCTATCTGATGCTGATCAAACAAGTAGCTTGGATTTCCTACCCAATCATAGTTTTCTCTGTTGTTCCAATAGCTCTTTACTCATTGTTGCAATTCCCTCTTCTGGTTGAGATGATCAGTCGCACTTACGGACAGGGCATCTTCGAAAAACCTAAAAAGAAGCTCTATAGTTTTGCAACGGACACTACAACCAGCATCTGA
- the LOC113699237 gene encoding uncharacterized protein isoform X1, which yields MTKVSGDDRIGRAAIGIVPEEFTEENYEEWKRCLEHYLVGHGLWGVVSGGEKDPINDERQEYGEEKKQEHEEWKKKNALALHAIQLSCGTGTYVKLKEAHTSAEVAWKHLVEKLKPYKIFAKGDREDESSRVEEKEGDPEDERSRVEEEGPKDLRYRPLYIAIATGDFDGTKSLLDQDPGAVRAIISSHRGTALQFAILNGHMKIAKELLRRMQPADLNMANDNGCTALTFAAIRGVTKLAKTIVEKNDGLLIKENDGLDGQLPVIVAALYGQKHMVDYLYSVTPRELFRPEEGKNGATLLNSLITAEMYDVALMLLRRYPKLGVTPDHNGDYALQLLAHKPSAFPSGTKLVSWKRWIHSCLMEHSPWGSPADSAKDDQTTKASMIEDHSIEITDDEANLTGNRGLQITSFVRKVLHGLGWSILSCLGLYHDRKLIHKDAIELRKLIFEEIRELSMKDLEKMDIMKILYDAIEQGIIEFVENSFTYKTTIIYKRDGKGRTIFSHAILLRQEKIYSFLNALETRKSILARRGDFFGNNLLHLAAKLSPLSQLDKISGAALQMQKEIQWYKEVESIVQPRMKEQRNAYNKTPSELFTEEHKVLAKEGERWMKNTAGSSMIVGTLIAAVMFTTAFTVPGGNDSKTGLPVMLETQSKAFLIFMASNALSMFTSSTSILMFLGILTARYAERDFLKSLPTKLIFGITCLFVSIVTMMASFGTALYLMLIKQVAWISYPIIVFSVVPIALYSLLQFPLLVEMISRTYGQGIFEKPKKKLYSFATDTTTSI from the exons ATGACGAAAGTTTCAG GAGATGATAGAATTGGTAGAGCAGCAATCGGAATTGTTCCCGAGGAGTTCACTGAGGAGAACTATGAGGAATGGAAAAGATGCTTGGAGCATTATTTGGTTGGTCATGGCCTTTGGGGTGTTGTTTCTGGAGGGGAGAAAGATCCTATAAACGATGAGAGACAAGAAtatggagaagaaaagaaacaagaacatGAGGaatggaagaagaagaatgcaTTGGCCTTGCATGCCATCCAACTTTCGTGTGGAACAGGCACATATGTTAAACTTAAGGAGGCTCACACTTCTGCGGAAGTTGCTTGGAAGCATTTGGTGGAAAAACTAAAGCCCTACAAAATATTTGCAAAAGGTGATCGTGAAGATGAAAGCAGCCGTGTTGAAGAAAAAG AAGGTGATCCTGAAGATGAAAGAAGCCGTGTTGAAGAAGAAG GACCAAAAGACCTTCGCTATAGGCCCTTGTACATAGCAATTGCAACAGGCGATTTTGATGGCACAAAAAGTCTGCTTGATCAAGATCCAGGCGCTGTTAGGGCCATAATTTCATCACATAGAGGAACTGCACTTCAATTTGCCATTCTAAATGGACACATGAAAATTGCAAAGGAGCTGTTGAGAAGAATGCAACCAGCTGACTTGAATATGGCTAATGACAATGGATGCACAGCTCTTACTTTTGCTGCAATCCGTGGTGTAACAAAGTTGGCAAAAACAATCGTGGAAAAAAATGACGGGCTTCTTATCAAGGAGAATGACGGACTTGATGGGCAGCTTCCTGTCATAGTGGCTGCTTTGTATGGTCAAAAGCATATGGTTGATTATCTATACTCGGTGACACCAAGAGAGTTATTTCGCCCAGAGGAGGGTAAGAATGGTGCTACACTGCTTAATTCCCTGATAACAGCAGAAATGTATG ATGTTGCTTTAATGCTACTTCGACGATATCCAAAACTTGGTGTCACCCCAGATCATAATGGTGACTATGCTCTCCAGTTACTGGCTCACAAGCCATCCGCATTTCCTAGTGGAACCAAACTTGTTTCCTGGAAAAGATGGATCCATTCAT GTCTAATGGAACATTCTCCATGGGGGAGTCCAGCAGATTCTGCTAAAGATGATCagacaacaaaagcaagcatgATTGAAGACCACAGCATTGAGATTACTGATGATGAAGCGAATTTGACAGGAAATCGGGGCCTacagattactagctttg TGCGGAAGGTTTTGCATGGACTCGGTTGGAGCATATTAAGTTGCCTTGGTTTGTATCATGACAGGAAATTGATTCATAAAGATGCCATTGAACTCCGGAAGCTCATATTTGAGGAAATCCGGGAATTGAGCATGAAAGACCTTGAAAAGATGGAtatcatgaaaattttataCGATGCGATTGAGCAAGGAATCATTGAGTTCGTTGAGAACAGTTTTACATATAAGACCACAATCATATATAAAAGAGACGGAAAGGGCAGAACAATTTTTTCACATGCAATTCTGCTTCGCCAAGAGAAAATTTATAGCTTTTTAAATGCCTTGGAAACAAGAAAGAGCATACTAGCACGTAGGGGTGATTTCTTCGGCAACAATCTGCTACATTTAGCAGCCAAGCTGTCTCCATTGTCTCAACTTGACAAGATTTCTGGAGCAGCTCTTCAAATGCAAAAGGAAATACAATGGTATAAG GAAGTTGAGAGTATTGTGCAACCAAGGATGAAGGAACAACGCAATGCCTATAACAAAACACCTTCTGAACTCTTTACTGAAGAGCATAAGGTGTTGGCTAAGGAGGGAGAAAGATGGATGAAAAATACGGCAGGATCAAGTATGATTGTGGGAACTCTCATCGCTGCAGTCATGTTTACAACAGCTTTCACAGTTCCAGGTGGTAATGATAGTAAAACAGGGCTCCCTGTCATGCTAGAAACTCAATCAAAAGCATTTTTGATTTTTATGGCATCAAATGCACTGTCGATGTTCACTTCTTCGACATCAATTCTAATGTTCTTGGGGATTCTCACTGCACGTTATGCTGAACGAGATTTTCTCAAGTCCTTGCCCACAAAGCTGATATTTGGAATCACATGCTTGTTCGTATCGATAGTCACCATGATGGCATCATTTGGTACTGCTCTCTATCTGATGCTGATCAAACAAGTAGCTTGGATTTCCTACCCAATCATAGTTTTCTCTGTTGTTCCAATAGCTCTTTACTCATTGTTGCAATTCCCTCTTCTGGTTGAGATGATCAGTCGCACTTACGGACAGGGCATCTTCGAAAAACCTAAAAAGAAGCTCTATAGTTTTGCAACGGACACTACAACCAGCATCTGA